The stretch of DNA GACATTAATGGCCTGTCTCTGCTGACAGTTCTCTGTTAATCAAACTCTTGCAATGTCTTAAGTGCGATTGCCGCTGGTACCAATCATTGCAGAGCTATCATTTACTTCGAAGACTTGCACTTTGACGGCCAGACTTTCGAACGCATTTGCAGCACCGAACCACGTTCCGGAAAGAGGCGACGCCTTGTCCTGGTCGCGTGCCACACCGACTGAAACGTGTTCAGCGCTAGCCAGTTTGTTGTTCGTCGGATCAAATCCACGCCAGCCGGCTCCGGGAAGATAGATTTCGATCCACGCGTGTGTTGAACCATGTTGCTGGGCATCGAGTTGTACATAACCGGTCACAAATCGTGCGGCAAGCCCCCAATGTCTGGCCGCCTCCATCATGAGAACAGCATAGTCTCGGCAAGACCCAGTGCCTTTTGCGATCGTTTCGCAAGGCAATTGCACTCCAGGTTCATCGCGATGCTGATATGTCAGGCTTTCATAAATTCTGGAGTTGAGTGCCTGCAGTAAGTCTGATGTATTATGTAGCTGCCCGGGGGTATAAAGCGGGCTGAGCCATTCATGAAGTCTGGCGGCATCCGCCGGATAGCTCGGTAATCGGAACGGAAAGAGCTCGACCTGATCATCCGCGCTATACTGAAAAGGATAGGATTGTACCATGGGGTCAATGGAACAGCTCAATGACGGGTTGTCATAAAGATCGACATCAACCTCACTGTAGACCCTCAGCTTTTGCGAGGGTTCGAGAAAAGTGATAACCGATATGCTGTTGCCATAGATATCTCTCAGCCAGCGAACGTCTGATGCGGGTTCGATCTCCAGCTTTGAAGCCGTAATGTGGAGGTCGTGCCCTTCACGAGGACGCACCATCGCACGATGCGGACCGAATGTCACTGGTTCATTGTAGTGATATTCAGTGTTATGAATAATCCGAATGTGTTTCAATTGATTCTCTTATCGTCTCTGAAAGGCTCACTCATGCGAAGAATCATTGATGCTTCGCGAGAAGTCTTTGGTTAATCAACTGAAGACCGGCCTCAATCCGTTACTACAGAGGAGGGCTCTTCGTCTTTTTGAACCCTGTATAGGATCGCGTAGATCGCTGGCATGACGAGCATGGTCAACACGCAGGCGAATGAAAGTCCGAACATGATGCATGCGGCCATCGCTGCGAAAAACGGGTCTTTTGTCAGTGGAATCATGCCGAGCACTGTCGTGATGGCCACCATCAGCACGGGTCGAAGTTTACTGACGCCGGCATCGAGAATGGCTGCATACTGCGACTTTCCTTCAGCTCTGGCCGTTTGAATTCGACTGAGGACTACAATCGAGTTCTTGATCTGCTCTCCACCGAGACTGAGGACACCGAGCAGAGCCATGAATCCAAATGGCTGCCCTGTGATCAGCAAGCCAGCTGTCACTCCAATGAGAGCCAGCGGAACGATCAACCAGACCAGGAGTGTCTGACGAATCGAATTGAAAAGACAGACTACGATAAAAACCATGATAACCAGCGCCATCGGCAGCGGTTGCACCAAAGCGGCACGGGCATCGCTGGAGTCTTCGTACTCACCGCCCCAGGTCATGGTGTAACCTGGTGGCAAGGGAATCGATTCGATCTGCTTTCGAACTCTTTGAAAGAGCTGACTGGGCAATCCTGTTCGGGGATCAGCATGCACCGTCACGGTTTCACGCCGGTTTCTGCGATGAATGATCGGGTCTTCCCACTCCAGCGTCGTTCCTGAAACCACCTGGCTGAGAGGAATCATTCGTCCTGCAAGAGGGCTCCAGATCTGCATGCTCTGGATCGCATTGACATCACTGCGTTCATTGAGTGGGGGGCGTGCAATGATCGGCAGTAATCGGGTTTCCTGCGGGAAAATCCCGCGACCACTCCCCCCCGGTTCGCGATAAAAACCAACGACTCGTCCTTCAAACCCAGATTGCAACGCTTCGGCGACTTCGACGCGGGTAATGCCATTTCGACGGGCCTGCTGTTCAAAAATTGCTGGTCGAAGCACGAGCTCGCGTTCACGCCAGTTCGTCCTCACGCACAGAGTGTTCGGATCTTCTCGGAGAATTCTGACAGCTTGATCCGAAAGTTCGCGGAGCTTGGAGGCATCCGGTCCATCAAAGCGTGCCTGAACACGACCACCGGCTCCTGGGCCCAGCAGGAACTTTTTCGCAATCGTGTTGGCATTGGGATAATTCTGGTCGAGATGATTCTGAATCGTGGTGATCAGTCCCGCGATCTGGGTGGCATCATCGACATCGACCAGAAACTGAACGAAAGCACGATTTTCCCGTTCCGGACTATAGACCAGAAGAAATCGTAAACCTCCGCCTCCCACAAATGCAGTCACATGCTGCACGGAAGGGAGTTTTTGAATGTAATCCTCGATCTCCTCAGCAAATGCTTCGGATTCGAGAATGTGCGTTCCGGAGGGAAGAAAACAGTCCACCATGAACTGTGGTCGAGTGGCCGGAGGGAAAAAACTCTGGTTAACGAATCGGAAGGCATAAACCGAGCCTATGAACCCGAGAATTGAGACCACCACCACAGCCCACCGAAACCGCAGGCAAAACTCCAGGAGTTTACGGTATGTCTGAAAGAAGATTCCGCCATAAGGATCTACTGTTTTTTCAGAGCCATTAGGCTGTATCGTTTTCGCCAGGGGTGAAAACGATAGGTAACTTAACAGAGGAGTGATCGTGATCGAGGAAACCCAACTCAGGCTGAGCGAAATCAGAATCACCCAGAAGAGTGAATTGCAATACTCGCCCGTCGAGTCTTCCGAGAGACCAATAGCGGCAAAGGCAATCACACCGATCGCAGTCGCACCGAAGAGCGGCCATTGATTCTGAGAAACCACTTCGCGCACAGCCTGGAGCTTATCGTCTCCCCCTTCGATGCGAACCTTGATCCCTTCAATCACAATAATCGCGTTATCTGTCAGCATGCAGAGTGCGATGATCAGTGCTCCCAGCGAGATCCGCTCCATGAGCAACCCACCGACTAAGTACATCACCAGGAAGGTCGCCATGATTGTGAGGAACAGAACCGCACCAATGATCAGGCCTGTCTTGCGCCCCATGGCGAAGAGCAGCACGACGAAGAC from Planctopirus ephydatiae encodes:
- a CDS encoding transglutaminase family protein, yielding MKHIRIIHNTEYHYNEPVTFGPHRAMVRPREGHDLHITASKLEIEPASDVRWLRDIYGNSISVITFLEPSQKLRVYSEVDVDLYDNPSLSCSIDPMVQSYPFQYSADDQVELFPFRLPSYPADAARLHEWLSPLYTPGQLHNTSDLLQALNSRIYESLTYQHRDEPGVQLPCETIAKGTGSCRDYAVLMMEAARHWGLAARFVTGYVQLDAQQHGSTHAWIEIYLPGAGWRGFDPTNNKLASAEHVSVGVARDQDKASPLSGTWFGAANAFESLAVKVQVFEVNDSSAMIGTSGNRT
- a CDS encoding efflux RND transporter permease subunit, coding for MNIGEFSVRNNRVLFVSMFFILLGGIVAYERLGRLEDPEFTIKEALIITPYPGASAEEVAKEVTNPIEAACQQMGQLLRVESESVRGRSVVTAVIQDRYDRFSIPQVWDELRRKINDVQSQLPPSVRGRTLVVDDFGDVYGIFLAVSGEGFTQPELRRYSEFLRRELLTVPGVKKVDLFSPQQEVVFLEISRQRLSQLGINEQQIYSLLQSKNIAADGGRIRVGEEHLAIDPEGALNSAEEMLDIVINSDSSGRQLRLRDVADIQRGYEDPPRRILRYDGQPAVGIGISTVQGGNVVTMGYGVREKLNSLKSDQPLGIEIGDINFQPEAVTIATNDFIFNLAKAVTIVFVVLLFAMGRKTGLIIGAVLFLTIMATFLVMYLVGGLLMERISLGALIIALCMLTDNAIIVIEGIKVRIEGGDDKLQAVREVVSQNQWPLFGATAIGVIAFAAIGLSEDSTGEYCNSLFWVILISLSLSWVSSITITPLLSYLSFSPLAKTIQPNGSEKTVDPYGGIFFQTYRKLLEFCLRFRWAVVVVSILGFIGSVYAFRFVNQSFFPPATRPQFMVDCFLPSGTHILESEAFAEEIEDYIQKLPSVQHVTAFVGGGGLRFLLVYSPERENRAFVQFLVDVDDATQIAGLITTIQNHLDQNYPNANTIAKKFLLGPGAGGRVQARFDGPDASKLRELSDQAVRILREDPNTLCVRTNWRERELVLRPAIFEQQARRNGITRVEVAEALQSGFEGRVVGFYREPGGSGRGIFPQETRLLPIIARPPLNERSDVNAIQSMQIWSPLAGRMIPLSQVVSGTTLEWEDPIIHRRNRRETVTVHADPRTGLPSQLFQRVRKQIESIPLPPGYTMTWGGEYEDSSDARAALVQPLPMALVIMVFIVVCLFNSIRQTLLVWLIVPLALIGVTAGLLITGQPFGFMALLGVLSLGGEQIKNSIVVLSRIQTARAEGKSQYAAILDAGVSKLRPVLMVAITTVLGMIPLTKDPFFAAMAACIMFGLSFACVLTMLVMPAIYAILYRVQKDEEPSSVVTD